From a region of the Streptomyces caniferus genome:
- the alc gene encoding allantoicase: MTADPAAHTTDPHANDANPYGGGDPYADYRGGEFAFTSLVDLADRRLGAGVIAANDEFFAERENLLKPAPAVFDPEHFGHKGKIMDGWETRRRRGTDGDHPFPTDDDHDWALIRLAAPGVIRGVIVDTAHFRGNYPQQVTVEATALPGNPGPEDLLADEVKWEELVGRTPVRGHAANGFEVTVERRFTHLRLKQHPDGGIARLRVHGEVVPDPEWLDVLGTLDLASVLHGGTVEDASDRFYSSPTQIIRPDLSRKMDDGWENRRRRVKGTNDWVRFRLAAQGEIRAVEIDTAYLKGNSAGWAALSGCDGDPSDEASWFEILPKTKLQPDTPHRFRLPKAVTATHVRLDVFPDGGLARLRLHGGLTAAGRAALGGRFDALSG, from the coding sequence ATGACCGCCGACCCGGCCGCCCACACCACTGATCCGCACGCCAACGACGCGAACCCGTACGGCGGCGGCGACCCCTACGCCGACTACCGCGGCGGGGAGTTCGCCTTCACCTCGCTCGTCGACCTCGCCGACCGCCGCCTCGGCGCCGGCGTGATCGCCGCGAACGACGAGTTCTTCGCCGAGCGCGAGAACCTGCTGAAGCCGGCTCCGGCGGTCTTCGACCCCGAGCACTTCGGCCACAAGGGCAAGATCATGGACGGCTGGGAGACCCGCCGCCGCCGCGGCACCGACGGCGACCACCCCTTCCCCACCGACGACGACCACGACTGGGCGCTGATCCGGCTCGCCGCCCCCGGCGTGATCCGCGGCGTCATCGTCGACACCGCCCACTTCCGCGGCAACTACCCCCAGCAGGTCACCGTCGAGGCCACCGCGCTCCCCGGCAACCCCGGCCCCGAGGACCTGCTCGCCGACGAGGTGAAGTGGGAGGAGCTGGTCGGGCGCACCCCCGTCCGCGGCCACGCCGCCAACGGCTTCGAGGTCACCGTGGAGCGCCGCTTCACCCACCTGCGGCTCAAGCAGCACCCCGACGGCGGCATAGCCCGCCTCCGGGTCCACGGCGAGGTCGTGCCGGACCCGGAGTGGCTCGATGTGCTCGGCACCCTCGACCTGGCGTCCGTGCTGCACGGCGGCACCGTCGAGGACGCCTCCGACCGCTTCTACTCCTCGCCCACCCAGATCATCCGGCCCGACCTGTCCCGCAAGATGGACGACGGCTGGGAGAACCGCCGCCGCCGGGTCAAGGGCACGAACGACTGGGTGCGCTTCCGTCTCGCCGCGCAGGGCGAGATCCGCGCCGTGGAGATCGACACGGCGTACCTCAAGGGCAACTCCGCGGGCTGGGCCGCCCTGTCCGGCTGCGACGGCGACCCGTCCGACGAGGCCTCCTGGTTCGAGATCCTGCCGAAGACGAAGCTCCAGCCCGACACCCCGCACCGCTTCCGGCTGCCGAAGGCCGTGACGGCCACGCACGTACGGCTGGACGTCTTCCCCGACGGCGGCCTCGCACGGCTGCGCCTCCACGGCGGCCTCACCGCGGCGGGCCGCGCCGCCCTCGGCGGCCGTTTCGACGCACTGAGCGGCTGA
- a CDS encoding TIGR03767 family metallophosphoesterase, whose protein sequence is MSRIRSAATFDRRTFLTATGAVGAATGLGLAFGVGPDRQAQAATVTSGPAPAAPVPVDAPAVPRTPYTRGTTLAGVSAPRGSGGYRRLADGPAWNRVVRADLAAAHGGRAGRRTALASFVQFTDLHLVDVQSPLRYEYLRAETASAWRPQEALSVAGVVSLIERVNALPGGPATGAPLSFVMTTGDNTDNNSKLELEWFLTAMSGGRITPNSGDPRRYEGVQDSGLKLYWQPERALRDADKQRGFPHLDGFLEAAIRTVHSPGLRLPWYSTVGNHDSLPGGCYAPGDPFWTETATGGHKLESLPAAEAAKVWKAVKDGLDPQGADFKRLLKAHAKQARRVTPDERRAPFTRAEYLRAHLDPAHTGPGPHGHGYTSAHLDGNRLYYTFRVSDDVLGISLDTTDPGGHYTGSVGDAQLRWLERTLKENEKGEKAHVLVFSHHTSKSMNNTRPDPARPHERRHSGAELVEVLAAHPSVVGWINGHSHKNEILAHGGFWEISTASHIDFPQLARVIELVDNHDGTLSLFTTLVESAAPHRTDFTDLSQTGLAALYRELSFNAPEARTDLAGTARDRNVELLLKRR, encoded by the coding sequence ATGTCCCGTATACGGTCCGCCGCCACCTTCGACCGCCGCACGTTCCTGACCGCCACCGGAGCGGTGGGCGCCGCCACGGGGCTCGGGCTCGCCTTCGGCGTCGGCCCGGACCGGCAGGCCCAGGCCGCCACCGTCACCTCCGGCCCGGCCCCGGCCGCGCCCGTCCCGGTCGACGCCCCGGCCGTCCCGCGCACCCCGTACACCCGGGGCACCACCCTCGCCGGGGTGTCCGCCCCGCGCGGCAGCGGAGGCTACCGCCGGCTCGCCGACGGCCCCGCCTGGAACCGGGTCGTCCGCGCCGACCTCGCCGCGGCACACGGCGGGCGCGCGGGGCGGCGCACCGCGCTGGCGTCGTTCGTGCAGTTCACCGACCTGCACCTGGTCGATGTGCAGAGCCCGCTGCGCTACGAGTACCTGCGCGCCGAGACCGCCAGCGCCTGGCGGCCGCAGGAGGCGCTGTCGGTGGCCGGCGTGGTCTCGCTGATCGAGCGGGTCAACGCGCTGCCCGGCGGACCCGCCACCGGCGCCCCGCTCTCCTTCGTGATGACCACCGGCGACAACACCGACAACAACTCCAAGCTGGAGCTGGAGTGGTTCCTGACCGCGATGAGCGGCGGCCGGATCACCCCGAATTCCGGCGACCCGCGCCGCTACGAAGGCGTCCAGGACAGCGGGCTGAAGCTGTACTGGCAGCCGGAGCGCGCGCTGCGCGACGCCGACAAGCAGCGGGGCTTCCCGCACCTGGACGGGTTCCTGGAGGCCGCGATCCGCACCGTCCACAGCCCGGGTCTGCGGCTGCCCTGGTACTCCACGGTCGGCAACCACGACTCGCTGCCCGGCGGGTGCTACGCCCCCGGCGACCCCTTCTGGACCGAGACCGCCACCGGCGGCCACAAGCTGGAGAGTCTGCCCGCCGCCGAGGCCGCAAAGGTCTGGAAGGCGGTCAAGGACGGCCTCGACCCCCAGGGAGCCGACTTCAAGCGGCTGCTGAAGGCCCACGCCAAGCAGGCCAGGAGGGTCACCCCGGACGAGCGGCGCGCCCCCTTCACCCGGGCCGAGTATCTGCGCGCCCACCTCGATCCGGCGCACACGGGTCCCGGTCCGCACGGCCACGGCTACACCTCCGCCCATCTCGACGGGAACCGCCTCTACTACACCTTCCGGGTCTCCGACGACGTCCTGGGGATCAGCCTGGACACCACCGACCCCGGCGGCCACTACACCGGCTCGGTCGGCGACGCCCAGCTGCGCTGGCTGGAGCGGACGCTGAAGGAGAACGAGAAGGGGGAGAAGGCGCATGTGCTGGTCTTCAGCCACCACACCAGCAAGTCGATGAACAACACCCGGCCCGACCCGGCCCGCCCGCACGAGCGGCGGCACAGCGGCGCCGAGCTGGTGGAGGTGCTGGCCGCCCACCCCAGTGTCGTCGGCTGGATCAACGGCCACAGCCACAAGAACGAGATCCTCGCGCACGGCGGCTTCTGGGAGATCTCCACCGCCTCGCACATCGACTTCCCGCAGCTGGCCCGGGTCATCGAGCTGGTGGACAACCACGACGGCACGCTGTCGCTGTTCACCACCCTGGTCGAGTCGGCCGCTCCGCACCGCACGGACTTCACCGACCTCTCGCAGACCGGTCTGGCGGCCCTCTACCGCGAGCTGTCCTTCAACGCCCCCGAGGCCCGTACGGACCTGGCGGGCACGGCCCGGGACCGCAACGTCGAGCTGCTGCTCAAGCGGCGCTGA
- a CDS encoding LysR family transcriptional regulator yields MADWDLKKLRILRTLHELGTVTATAEALHMTPSAVSQQLTGLARSLGVTLLEAHGRRVRLTDAAQLVLRHAEAVFAQLERADADLLGYLQGEAGRVRVGAFSTAIPALVVPAALELRRSHPGLSVVVREAEAEAAYELLAEGSVDLALSLAAHAPTPRDPKFSRVSLLADPLDVALPAGHPLAGEPGLRLADLAGEPWIFGSSGPWSQITTTACESAGFVPEQAHAAADWSAIWAMVAAGMGVALVPRMAMAGGLGAAGRGAEEHGAQGPRGGGGVAVRVLHADQPRRHVVAAARRGSEGAPGLARVLAALRQAAAEQTPGEPTVQSS; encoded by the coding sequence ATGGCCGACTGGGATCTCAAGAAGCTGCGTATCCTGCGCACCCTCCACGAGCTGGGCACGGTCACCGCGACCGCCGAGGCGCTGCACATGACGCCCTCGGCGGTCTCCCAGCAGCTGACCGGGCTGGCCAGGTCGCTCGGCGTCACGCTGCTGGAGGCGCACGGCCGGCGGGTACGGCTGACCGACGCCGCACAGCTGGTGCTGCGGCACGCCGAGGCGGTCTTCGCCCAGCTGGAGCGCGCGGACGCGGACCTGCTCGGCTACCTCCAGGGCGAGGCCGGCCGGGTACGGGTCGGCGCCTTCTCCACGGCCATCCCCGCCCTGGTGGTCCCGGCCGCCTTGGAGCTGCGCCGCAGCCACCCGGGCCTGTCGGTCGTCGTACGGGAGGCGGAGGCGGAGGCCGCCTACGAGCTGCTGGCCGAGGGCAGCGTCGATCTGGCGCTGTCGCTGGCCGCGCACGCGCCCACCCCGCGCGACCCCAAGTTCAGCCGGGTCTCGCTGCTCGCCGACCCGCTGGACGTGGCGCTGCCGGCCGGTCATCCGCTGGCCGGCGAGCCGGGGCTGCGGCTGGCCGACCTGGCGGGCGAGCCCTGGATCTTCGGCAGCAGCGGACCCTGGTCGCAGATCACCACCACCGCCTGCGAGAGCGCCGGCTTCGTGCCCGAGCAGGCCCACGCCGCCGCCGACTGGAGCGCGATCTGGGCGATGGTCGCGGCGGGGATGGGCGTGGCGCTGGTGCCCCGGATGGCGATGGCGGGCGGTCTCGGCGCCGCCGGGCGCGGTGCGGAGGAACACGGCGCGCAGGGTCCGCGCGGCGGCGGGGGAGTGGCGGTGCGGGTCCTGCACGCCGACCAGCCGCGCCGCCATGTGGTCGCCGCCGCCCGGCGCGGCTCCGAGGGGGCGCCGGGGCTCGCCCGGGTACTGGCCGCGCTGCGGCAGGCGGCCGCCGAGCAGACGCCGGGAGAGCCAACCGTTCAGTCCAGCTGA
- the pepN gene encoding aminopeptidase N, which translates to MPGTNLTRDEAQQRARLLTVDAYEIELDLSGAQEGGTPGDGENGGGTYRSVTTVRFDVAEAGADSFIDLVAPAVHEVRLNGEALDPGEVFKDSRIALPGLRAGRNELTVVADCAYTNTGEGLHRFVDPVDQQAYLYTQFEVPDARRVYASFEQPDLKATFQFTVKAPEGWTVISNSPTPEPSDNVWRFAPTPRISTYITALIAGPYHSVHSSYEKDGRTVPLGIYCRPSLAEHLDAEEIFAVTRQGFEWFQEKFDYAYPFEKYDQLFVPEFNAGAMENAGAVTIRDQYVFRSKVTDAAYEVRAETILHELAHMWFGDLVTMEWWNDLWLNESFATYTSIACQAYAPGSKWPHSWTTFANSMKTWAYRQDQLPSTHPIMAEINDLDDVLVNFDGITYAKGASVLKQLVAYVGMDEFFQGVQAYFKAHAYGNTRLSDLLGALEETSGRDLKTWSKKWLETAGINILRPEIEVDADGVITSFAVRQEAPALPAGAKGEPVLRPHRIAIGAYDLQGGKLVRTERIELDVDGELTAVPQLVGTARPAVILLNEDDLSYAKVRLDEESLKTVTEHLGDFTESLPRALSWASAWDMTRDGELATRDYLALVLSGIGKESDIGVVQSLHRQVKLALDLYAAPDWRETGLATWTAAALEQLRAAEPGSDHQLAWARAFAASARTDDQLKLLQGLLDGTEEISGLAVDTELRWSLLHRLAATGRADEKAIAAELDRDKTSAGERYAATCRAARPAAEAKAEAWASVVESDRLPNSLQESVIGGFVQTDQRELLASYTAKYFDAVKDIWNSRSHEMAQQIAVGLYPALQVSQETLDATDAWLASAEPSAALRRLMTESRAGIERALKAQAADAAA; encoded by the coding sequence GTGCCTGGCACGAATCTGACCCGCGACGAGGCGCAGCAGCGGGCGCGCCTGCTGACCGTGGATGCGTATGAGATCGAGCTCGACCTCTCCGGCGCGCAGGAAGGGGGAACCCCGGGCGACGGCGAGAACGGGGGCGGCACGTACCGGTCGGTGACGACGGTGCGGTTCGACGTCGCCGAGGCGGGCGCGGACTCCTTCATCGACCTGGTCGCGCCGGCCGTGCACGAGGTGCGGCTCAACGGCGAGGCGCTGGATCCGGGCGAGGTGTTCAAGGACTCGCGGATCGCGCTGCCGGGGCTGCGGGCCGGCCGCAACGAGCTGACGGTGGTGGCGGACTGCGCCTACACCAACACCGGTGAGGGACTGCACCGTTTTGTCGACCCGGTGGACCAACAGGCCTACCTTTACACGCAGTTCGAGGTGCCGGATGCGCGGCGGGTGTACGCCTCCTTCGAGCAGCCGGACCTGAAGGCGACGTTCCAGTTCACCGTGAAGGCCCCGGAGGGCTGGACCGTGATCTCCAATTCGCCGACGCCCGAGCCGAGCGACAACGTCTGGCGTTTCGCGCCGACGCCGCGCATCTCGACCTACATCACGGCGCTGATCGCCGGTCCTTACCACAGCGTGCACAGCTCGTACGAGAAGGACGGGCGGACGGTGCCGCTGGGCATCTACTGCCGGCCGTCGCTGGCCGAGCACCTCGACGCCGAGGAGATCTTCGCGGTCACCCGGCAGGGCTTCGAGTGGTTCCAGGAGAAGTTCGACTACGCCTACCCGTTCGAGAAGTACGACCAGCTCTTCGTGCCGGAGTTCAACGCCGGCGCGATGGAGAACGCGGGCGCGGTGACCATCCGCGACCAGTACGTCTTCCGGTCGAAGGTGACGGACGCGGCGTACGAGGTGCGTGCGGAGACCATCCTGCACGAGCTGGCGCACATGTGGTTCGGCGACCTGGTCACCATGGAGTGGTGGAACGACCTGTGGCTGAACGAGTCGTTCGCCACCTACACCTCGATCGCCTGCCAGGCGTACGCCCCGGGCTCGAAGTGGCCGCACTCCTGGACGACGTTCGCCAACTCCATGAAGACCTGGGCCTACCGGCAGGACCAGCTGCCGTCCACCCACCCGATCATGGCCGAGATCAACGACCTCGACGACGTCCTGGTCAACTTCGACGGCATCACCTACGCCAAGGGCGCCAGCGTCCTCAAGCAGCTGGTCGCCTACGTCGGCATGGACGAGTTCTTCCAGGGCGTCCAGGCCTACTTCAAGGCGCACGCGTACGGGAACACCCGGCTGTCGGACCTGCTCGGCGCGCTGGAGGAGACCAGCGGGCGGGACCTGAAGACCTGGTCGAAGAAGTGGCTGGAGACGGCGGGGATCAACATCCTGCGGCCGGAGATCGAGGTGGACGCCGACGGTGTCATCACCTCCTTCGCGGTCCGGCAGGAGGCCCCGGCGCTGCCGGCCGGCGCCAAGGGCGAGCCCGTGCTGCGGCCGCACCGGATCGCGATCGGCGCCTATGACCTCCAGGGCGGCAAGCTGGTCCGCACCGAGCGGATCGAGCTGGACGTGGACGGCGAACTGACCGCCGTGCCGCAGCTGGTGGGCACGGCGCGGCCGGCCGTCATCCTCCTCAACGAGGACGATCTGTCGTACGCCAAGGTCCGGCTGGACGAGGAGTCGCTGAAGACGGTCACCGAGCACCTCGGCGACTTCACCGAGTCGCTGCCGCGCGCCCTGTCGTGGGCGTCGGCCTGGGACATGACCCGGGACGGCGAACTGGCCACCCGCGACTACCTGGCGCTGGTGCTGTCCGGCATCGGCAAGGAGTCGGACATCGGTGTCGTCCAGTCGCTGCACCGCCAGGTGAAGCTGGCGCTGGACCTGTACGCGGCGCCGGACTGGCGCGAGACGGGGCTCGCGACCTGGACGGCGGCGGCCCTGGAGCAGCTGCGCGCTGCCGAGCCGGGCAGCGACCACCAGCTGGCGTGGGCGCGCGCGTTCGCCGCCTCGGCCCGTACGGACGACCAGCTGAAGCTGCTGCAGGGTCTGCTGGACGGTACGGAGGAGATCTCCGGGCTCGCCGTGGACACCGAGCTGCGCTGGTCGCTGCTGCACCGGCTGGCCGCCACCGGCCGGGCGGACGAGAAGGCCATCGCGGCGGAGCTGGACCGGGACAAGACCTCGGCGGGCGAGCGGTACGCCGCGACCTGCCGCGCCGCGCGTCCGGCGGCCGAGGCGAAGGCCGAGGCCTGGGCCTCGGTGGTGGAGTCGGACCGGCTCCCCAACTCCCTGCAGGAGTCCGTCATCGGCGGCTTCGTGCAGACCGACCAGCGCGAGCTGCTGGCGTCGTACACCGCGAAGTACTTCGACGCGGTGAAGGACATCTGGAACTCCCGCAGCCATGAGATGGCGCAGCAGATCGCGGTGGGCCTCTACCCGGCGCTGCAGGTATCGCAGGAGACGCTGGACGCCACGGACGCCTGGCTGGCGTCGGCCGAGCCGAGCGCGGCGCTGCGCCGGCTGATGACCGAGTCGCGCGCGGGTATCGAGCGGGCGCTGAAGGCGCAGGCGGCGGACGCGGCGGCCTGA
- a CDS encoding acyl-ACP desaturase, with product MTIAPARHNGELGQAAWSDAQLLYALEEVVEKELNRHLKIAKDWMPHEYVPWSDGRNFPGPLDGEAWDPEQSKVSDIGRIALVVNLLTEDNLPSYHHEIATLFGRDGAWGTWVHRWTAEEGRHGIVMRDYLLTSRAVDPDELERFRMAHMSEGFESDNSHSMLHSVAYVAFQELATRISHRNTGHHSGDPVCDRMLARIATDENLHMVFYRNLLGAAFEMAPDQTMCAVRDVVTGFRMPGHGMPGFERSAARMAIGGIYNMRIHHDDVLQPVLRYLKVLEIGGLGPAGLAAQEELGLFMDGLDGQARKFDERQAAILARREANRRA from the coding sequence GTGACCATCGCCCCCGCCCGCCATAACGGAGAGCTCGGCCAGGCCGCCTGGAGCGACGCCCAGCTGCTCTACGCGCTCGAAGAGGTCGTCGAGAAGGAACTCAACCGCCATCTGAAGATCGCCAAGGACTGGATGCCCCACGAGTACGTGCCGTGGAGCGACGGGCGCAACTTCCCCGGGCCGCTGGACGGCGAGGCCTGGGACCCCGAGCAGTCCAAGGTCAGCGACATCGGCCGGATCGCCCTCGTGGTCAACCTCCTCACCGAGGACAACCTCCCCAGCTACCACCACGAGATCGCCACCCTCTTCGGGCGCGACGGCGCCTGGGGCACCTGGGTGCACCGCTGGACCGCCGAGGAGGGCCGCCACGGCATCGTGATGCGCGACTACCTGCTCACCAGCCGGGCCGTCGACCCGGACGAGCTGGAGCGGTTCCGCATGGCCCACATGTCGGAGGGCTTCGAGTCCGACAACTCGCACAGCATGCTGCACTCGGTGGCGTACGTCGCCTTCCAGGAGCTGGCCACCCGCATCTCGCACCGCAACACCGGCCACCACTCCGGTGACCCGGTCTGCGACCGGATGCTGGCCCGGATCGCCACCGACGAGAACCTCCACATGGTCTTCTACCGCAACCTCCTCGGTGCGGCCTTCGAGATGGCCCCCGACCAGACCATGTGCGCGGTGCGCGATGTCGTCACCGGCTTCCGGATGCCCGGCCACGGCATGCCCGGCTTCGAGCGGTCCGCCGCCCGGATGGCCATAGGCGGGATCTACAACATGCGGATCCACCACGACGATGTGCTGCAGCCGGTGCTGCGCTACCTGAAGGTGCTGGAGATCGGCGGGCTGGGCCCGGCCGGGCTCGCCGCGCAGGAGGAGCTGGGGCTGTTCATGGACGGCCTGGACGGCCAGGCGCGGAAGTTCGACGAGCGCCAGGCCGCCATCCTCGCCCGGCGCGAGGCCAACCGCCGCGCCTGA
- a CDS encoding DUF1203 domain-containing protein, with protein sequence MTTHTADRTRPPTTGHTARAIPETALEELRVTDDAGRPTEPFTARADGVPQDCVGALLRCCLRDARAGERVALVSYAPLRRWAAGTGAEPGAYDEQGPVFVHAGACGGPDGAAGRYPDLRAGALRVLRRYNAQGQIIGGRYLEVPEDVEAAFDAALGEAFADPRTALVHVRAVEYGCFQFEVRPER encoded by the coding sequence ATGACCACCCACACCGCAGACCGGACCCGCCCGCCCACGACCGGCCACACCGCTCGCGCCATCCCGGAGACCGCCCTCGAGGAGCTGCGGGTCACCGACGACGCCGGACGGCCCACCGAGCCGTTCACCGCCCGTGCGGACGGGGTGCCGCAGGACTGCGTCGGGGCGCTGCTGCGCTGCTGCCTGCGCGACGCCCGGGCCGGCGAGCGGGTGGCGCTGGTCTCGTACGCGCCGCTGCGCCGCTGGGCGGCCGGGACCGGGGCGGAGCCGGGCGCCTACGACGAGCAGGGGCCGGTGTTCGTCCACGCCGGGGCGTGCGGCGGGCCGGACGGCGCGGCCGGCCGGTATCCGGACCTGCGGGCCGGTGCGCTGCGCGTACTGCGCCGCTACAACGCCCAGGGGCAGATCATCGGCGGCCGGTACCTGGAGGTTCCCGAGGACGTCGAGGCCGCGTTCGACGCCGCCCTCGGGGAGGCGTTCGCGGATCCGCGGACCGCGCTGGTGCACGTACGGGCCGTGGAGTACGGATGCTTCCAGTTCGAGGTCCGGCCGGAACGCTAG
- a CDS encoding aspartate-semialdehyde dehydrogenase — MRIGIVGATGQVGGVVRGILAERNFPVEQLRLFASARSAGRTLPWQDTEITVEDAATADYSALDIVIFSAGGATSKALAEKVAAAGPVVIDNSSAWRRDPQVPLVVSEVNPSAITDRPKGIIANPNCTTMAAMPVLRPLHEEAGLVSVVVATYQAVSGSGLAGVAELDGQVRKAVEQDATKLTHDGAAVEFPEPDNYVRPIAFNVLPMAGSIVDDGLNETDEEQKLRHESRKILEIPDLKVSGTCVRVPVFTGHSLQVNARFARPISPARAQELLAGAPGVTLSDVPTPLQAAGQDASFVGRIREDETAENGLALFVSNDNLRKGAALNAVQIAELVAAELRG, encoded by the coding sequence ATGAGGATCGGAATCGTCGGAGCCACCGGACAGGTCGGCGGCGTGGTGCGGGGCATCCTCGCCGAGCGGAACTTCCCGGTCGAGCAGCTGCGGCTGTTCGCTTCGGCCCGGTCCGCCGGACGCACGCTGCCCTGGCAGGACACCGAGATCACGGTCGAGGACGCGGCCACCGCCGACTACTCGGCGCTGGACATCGTGATCTTCTCGGCGGGCGGCGCCACGTCCAAGGCGCTGGCGGAGAAGGTCGCCGCCGCCGGCCCGGTCGTGATCGACAACTCCTCGGCCTGGCGCCGTGACCCCCAGGTCCCGCTGGTCGTCTCCGAGGTCAACCCGTCGGCGATCACCGACCGGCCCAAGGGCATCATCGCCAACCCGAACTGCACGACCATGGCCGCGATGCCCGTGCTGCGCCCGCTGCACGAGGAGGCCGGTCTGGTCTCGGTGGTCGTCGCCACCTACCAGGCGGTGTCCGGCAGCGGTCTGGCCGGTGTGGCGGAGCTGGACGGCCAGGTCCGCAAGGCCGTCGAGCAGGACGCCACCAAGCTCACGCACGACGGTGCGGCCGTGGAGTTCCCCGAGCCGGACAACTACGTCCGCCCGATCGCCTTCAATGTGCTGCCGATGGCCGGCTCGATCGTCGACGACGGTCTGAACGAGACCGACGAGGAGCAGAAGCTCCGCCACGAGAGCCGCAAGATCCTGGAGATCCCGGACCTGAAGGTGTCCGGCACCTGCGTCCGCGTCCCGGTCTTCACCGGCCACTCGCTGCAGGTCAACGCCCGCTTCGCGCGTCCGATCAGCCCGGCCCGCGCCCAGGAGCTGCTGGCCGGCGCCCCCGGCGTCACCCTCTCGGACGTCCCCACCCCGCTCCAGGCCGCCGGCCAGGACGCGTCCTTCGTGGGCCGCATCCGCGAGGACGAGACCGCCGAGAACGGCCTGGCGCTGTTCGTCTCCAACGACAACCTCCGCAAGGGCGCGGCGCTGAACGCCGTCCAGATCGCGGAGCTGGTCGCGGCGGAGCTGCGCGGCTGA